A single region of the Nakaseomyces glabratus chromosome D, complete sequence genome encodes:
- the OCT1 gene encoding metalloendopeptidase (CAGL0D02112g~Ortholog(s) have metalloendopeptidase activity, role in cellular iron ion homeostasis, protein processing involved in protein targeting to mitochondrion, protein stabilization and mitochondrial matrix localization) has protein sequence MLIQKILLNKEISRLPRILSILNYTGLRWLSGSSGRNTTELQRIFDDSKYWQSLSENTTQYTKETGLFKNPYLTSTDGLRQFSHDSLHKAHKLAEILRNSVSKEEKVHYIMNLDQLSDTLCRVIDLCEFLRSAHPDQSYVEAAQMCHEEMFEFMNVLNTDVVLCNKLKEVLEDPEILKVLSEEERKVGEILLDDFEKSGIYMKAGIREQFIELSQQISVIGQEFINNTDYVAKEFIKVKRDEMDKSGISPLLTARLNRDLTGKYYKIPTYGQIPLQILKSCPDEDIRKEVWAALHNCPKAQIQRLNQLVRLRVILSNLLGKQSYSDYQLDNKMAGSPENVKGFIKTLMNVTKPLAARELEFIARDKLNAPDSRHMSDNEILSIVKPWDKNYFSSKYDSDNEMAMIRDEQLRYYFSLGNVINGLSELFKRIYGITLQPSRTENGETWSPDVRRLDVISEEEGLVGVIYCDLFERVGKISNPAHFTVCCSRQVYPDENDFTTIQTGQNSDGTVFQLPVISLVCNFSTVALPNGNRTCFLHMNEIETLFHEMGHAMHSMLGRTRLQNISGTRCATDFVELPSILMEHFARDIRVLRTIGSHYETSEPAPEALLNDYLDKTQFLQHCETYSQAKMAMLDQKLHGSFSLSDIERIDSAKIYQKLETRLQVLADDESNWCGRFGHLFGYGATYYSYLFDRAIASKVWDSLFKDDPFNRTGGEKFKERVLKWGGLKNPWSCIADVLEKPDLAKGGAEAMTYIGDSEDL, from the coding sequence ATGTTAATCCAAAAGATACTGTTAAACAAAGAAATCTCGAGACTACCGAGAATCCTCAGTATATTAAACTATACAGGGCTGAGATGGCTGTCCGGTTCATCTGGGAGAAATACTACAGAGCTCCAACGAATATTCGATGACTCAAAATATTGGCAATCCCTAAGCGAAAATACTACTCAATATACAAAAGAAACAGGTTTATTCAAGAATCCGTATCTGACTTCTACTGATGGTTTGAGACAGTTCAGTCACGATTCTTTGCATAAAGCCCACAAACTTGCTGAGATTCTAAGAAATAGCGTCAGTAAGGAAGAGAAAGTACATTATATTATGAATTTGGATCAATTAAGTGATACATTGTGCCGTGTTATTGATTTGTGTGAGTTCTTAAGATCTGCCCATCCTGATCAAAGCTATGTGGAAGCAGCTCAGATGTGTCACGAGGAGATGTTTGAATTTATGAATGTTCTGAATACAGATGTTGTCCTTTGTAATAAATTGAAGGAAGTCCTTGAAGACCCCGAGATATTGAAAGTTTTATCTGAGGAAGAAAGGAAAGTTGGTGAAATTCTTCTAGATGATTTCGAAAAGTCtggtatatatatgaaagCTGGTATTAGAGAGCAATTTATCGAGCTTTCTCAACAGATCAGTGTTATTGGGCAAGAGTTTATAAATAACACCGATTATGTGGCTAAAGAGTTTATTAAAGTTAAAAGAGATGAAATGGACAAGAGTGGTATTAGTCCTCTACTGACTGCAAGATTGAATAGAGATTTAACGGGAAAATACTATAAGATCCCAACATATGGTCAAATACCATTACAGATTTTAAAATCTTGTCCTGATGAAGACATCAGAAAAGAAGTTTGGGCAGCCTTACATAATTGCCCTAAAGCTCAAATTCAACGTTTGAACCAATTAGTGAGATTAAGAGTAATATTATCGAATTTATTGGGGAAGCAGAGCTATTCGGATTACCAGTTGGACAATAAAATGGCTGGTTCACCAGAAAATGTAAAGGGTTTTATCAAAACTTTAATGAATGTCACTAAGCCTTTGGCTGCAAGAGAGCTGGAGTTTATTGCAAGAGATAAGTTGAATGCACCTGATTCAAGGCATATGTCAGATAATGAAATCTTGTCAATTGTTAAACCATGGGacaaaaattatttttcatcCAAGTATGATTCCGATAATGAGATGGCTATGATACGTGATGAACAACTGCGCTATTATTTCTCATTAGGGAATGTAATCAACGGTCTCTCTGAATTGTTTAAGAGGATATATGGTATCACCTTACAACCATCAAGAACTGAAAACGGGGAAACATGGTCACCAGATGTTCGTAGACTCGATGTCATAAGCGAGGAAGAGGGATTGGTTGGTGTTATTTATTGTGATCTGTTTGAACGCGTTGGAAAGATATCAAATCCTGCTCATTTCACGGTATGCTGTTCAAGACAAGTGTACCCGGATGAAAATGACTTTACGACCATACAGACAGGGCAAAATTCCGATGGTACTGTATTTCAGCTACCTGTGATTTCATTAGTATGCAACTTTAGTACAGTCGCTTTGCCAAATGGTAATAGAACATGTTTTCTACATATGAATGAAATTGAGACACTATTTCATGAAATGGGGCATGCTATGCATTCAATGCTTGGTAGAACAAGGTTGCAAAATATTAGTGGGACACGTTGCGCTACagattttgttgaattgCCTAGCATATTGATGGAGCACTTTGCTCGTGATATCAGAGTTCTAAGAACCATTGGAAGTCATTACGAAACATCAGAACCTGCTCCGGAGGCATTATTgaacgactatcttgatAAAACTCAATTTTTGCAACACTGTGAAACATATTCACAAGCCAAGATGGCTATGCTTGATCAAAAATTGCACGgttctttttctctttcagaTATTGAACGCATTGATAGTGCAAAGATTTATCAGAAACTAGAAACGAGACTACAAGTTCTTGCTGATGATGAGAGCAACTGGTGTGGTCGCTTTGGTCACTTGTTTGGATATGGTGCGACTTACTATagttatttatttgatagaGCCATAGCCTCAAAAGTTTGGGACAGTCTTTTTAAAGACGATCCATTCAACAGAACTGGAGGTgagaaattcaaagaaaggGTATTAAAATGGGGTGGACTGAAAAACCCTTGGAGTTGTATTGCAGATGTACTTGAAAAGCCTGATTTAGCCAAAGGTGGCGCTGAGGCTATGACATATATTGGTGACTCTGAAGATTTATAG
- the RCI50 gene encoding Rci50p (CAGL0D02134g~Ortholog(s) have mitochondrion localization), with protein MLRRVILVSRFGVRSFGQSSRWRQISASANRAYSVENGIDEAPQSDKSGRYSRLAMRVVGAAVIGVGLWWFYWPHHTFPSSVATILRKGLWQETEKFGKNYHRGLQYYRDALKECDKLGVDPLSDEYTGIEIKIAEMHERLDDLENACEIYDHIMQKYLDYLLTTSVSDLDKVGRYIKRDLSVLIKYLQHRDDKYLGKTMLLHHLRVLQNVIYTRYPEISEFLQEQQAVLDTVVKPTSEHRPFEFIDLADGSQTAIGKKLSGEMLDDVVGLFKDELFTALDLFTQYCLQSNDVPAALRNQLMTVQLMSLANVKKSQILFSQANLGSILYLQAEKIEGVLYKLEKEKSSLENEVATDTSKDNEENYYLNLLHSNHDRYVKLSLQCFQGVLNSAEITDNFEEMLDPLSMKAAALAVYGIGVWNIHEGNLKKARKLLKESAKFAKETSFDSLLKEAEKELRKVRKMIKQEKVG; from the coding sequence ATGCTACGGAGAGTAATTCTTGTGAGCCGTTTCGGTGTGCGTAGTTTCGGGCAATCGAGTCGCTGGAGGCAGATCAGTGCGAGTGCTAACCGTGCGTACTCGGTTGAGAATGGCATCGATGAGGCACCACAGAGTGATAAGAGCGGGAGGTACAGTCGGCTAGCTATGCGAGTGGTGGGTGCTGCTGTGATTGGCGTCGGGTTGTGGTGGTTTTACTGGCCTCATCACACTTTCCCGAGCAGCGTGGCCACGATACTGAGAAAAGGTCTGTGGCAAGAGACTGAAAAGTTTGGTAAGAACTACCACCGTGGTTTGCAATACTATCGCGATGCTCTGAAGGAGTGTGACAAGCTGGGCGTAGACCCCTTGTCTGACGAATATACTGGGATAGAGATCAAGATCGCCGAAATGCACGAACGGTTGGATGATTTGGAGAATGCTTGTGAGATATACGATCACATAATGCAGAAGTACCTAGACTACCTGCTCACAACTAGTGTTTCCGACCTTGACAAAGTAGGGCGATATATTAAGAGGGACCTCAGCGTCCTGATAAAATACTTACAACATAGGGATGACAAGTACTTAGGTAAGACGATGTTGCTTCATCACTTACGTGTCTTGCAAAATGTCATATATACTCGATATCCTGAGATAAGCGAATTTctacaagaacaacaggCTGTGCTGGACACGGTTGTGAAACCCACATCTGAACATAGACCCTTTGAATTTATAGACTTGGCTGACGGTTCACAAACTGCCATCGGTAAGAAGCTTAGCGGAGAGATGTTAGATGATGTTGTGGGGTTGTTCAAAGATGAATTGTTTACTGCTCTTGATTTATTCACACAGTATTGTCTACAATCCAACGATGTACCTGCAGCGCTGAGAAATCAATTGATGACAGTGCAGTTAATGTCGTTGGCAAATGTCAAAAAATCCCAGATCTTGTTTTCGCAGGCCAATTTAGGTTCTATCCTGTATTTGCAAGCTGAGAAGATTGAAGGTGTACTGTATAAActagagaaagagaaaagttCATTAGAGAATGAAGTAGCTACTGATACATCGAAggataatgaagaaaattattatttgaatttacTTCATAGCAATCATGACAGATACGTGAAGCTTTCTTTACAATGCTTCCAAGGTGTTCTGAACAGTGCTGAAATTACtgataattttgaagaaatgtTAGATCCACTATCGATGAAGGCAGCAGCATTGGCCGTATACGGTATTGGGGTATGGAATATACATGAAGGAAATTTAAAGAAAGCTAGGAAACTTCTGAAAGAATCAGCTAAGTTTGCAAAAGAGACTTCATTTGATTCATTGTTAAAGGAGGCAGAAAAGGAACTGAGAAAAGTCAGAAAGATGATAAAGCAAGAGAAAGTTGGATGA
- the SMX2 gene encoding mRNA splicing protein SMX2 (CAGL0D02150g~Ortholog(s) have role in mRNA splicing, via spliceosome and U1 snRNP, U2 snRNP, U2-type prespliceosome, U4/U6 x U5 tri-snRNP complex, U5 snRNP, cytosol, post-mRNA release spliceosomal complex localization), giving the protein MVSTPELKKYVDKKILLQLNGSRQVAGVLRGYDLFLNVVLDDAIELLKDGEKQKLGSQTVVRGSSILSLEALDTIV; this is encoded by the coding sequence ATGGTTTCCACACCTGAACTGAAGAAGTACGTTGATAAAAAGATCCTCTTACAACTGAATGGGTCCCGCCAGGTTGCTGGTGTTCTGCGAGGATACGATCTGTTTTTGAACGTTGTGCTGGATGACGCTATAGAGTTGCTGAAAGACGGTGAGAAACAAAAACTGGGCTCCCAGACAGTGGTACGAGGTAGCTCGATTCTATCATTGGAAGCACTAGATACTATTGTATGA
- the GNA1 gene encoding glucosamine 6-phosphate N-acetyltransferase (CAGL0D02156g~Ortholog(s) have glucosamine 6-phosphate N-acetyltransferase activity, role in UDP-N-acetylglucosamine biosynthetic process, pathogenesis and cytosol, nucleus localization) encodes MALDPRYVIRRMTSEDYEGVVGALQVLTAVGEVSKEQFDKLLQYWDSSLLFPEDEGKKQYRMYNPTVIYDTETKSVAACGNIIIERKIIHGTGMCGHIEDIAVSKHHQGKRLGKHLIKRLTEIGFDAGCYKVILDCDEKNVAFYEKCGYKRAGVEMQCRL; translated from the coding sequence ATGGCGTTGGATCCACGTTATGTTATCAGGCGTATGACTTCTGAGGACTACGAAGGTGTAGTTGGCGCGTTGCAAGTGCTTACTGCAGTGGGTGAAGTATCTAAGGAGCAGTTTGACAAGTTGCTCCAGTACTGGGACAGCAGTTTGTTGTTTCCCGAGGACGAAGGCAAAAAACAGTACAGGATGTATAACCCCACGGTAATCTACGACACTGAGACCAAATCGGTTGCTGCGTGTGgtaatataataattgaGAGAAAGATCATACATGGCACCGGTATGTGTGGGCATATAGAAGACATCGCTGTCTCGAAGCACCACCAAGGGAAACGCCTGGGTAAGCATCTGATCAAGAGATTGACTGAGATTGGCTTTGACGCTGGCTGTTACAAAGTTATCCTCGACTGTGACGAGAAGAATGTGGCTTTCTATGAGAAGTGTGGTTATAAGAGAGCAGGTGTAGAGATGCAATGCAGATTATAG
- the TAT2 gene encoding aromatic amino acid transmembrane transporter TAT2 (CAGL0D02178g~Has domain(s) with predicted role in amino acid transport, transmembrane transport and integral component of membrane, membrane localization) yields MSTKEFKEEIHTSTSEFTKYDSQKPYYSSGESPEPVVTKRNIFQRCVDSFKPPVDGSFDTSNLKRTLKSRHLIMIAIGGSIGTGLFIGSGQALATGGPLAVIIGWTIAGSQIVGTIHGLGEITVRFPVVGAFADYSTRFLDPSISFVVSTIYVIQWFFVLPLEIIASAITIQYWNSSIDPVVWVAIFYGVIVSINLFGARGFGEAEFVFSTIKAITICGFIILCIVLICGGGPDHEFIGAKYWHDPGALAHGFPGVLSVLVVASYSLGGTEMTCLASGETDPKELPSAIKQVFWRILFFFLASLTLVGFLVPYTNENLLGGSSVDNSPFVIAIKLHHIKALPSIVNAVILISILSVGNSCIFASSRTLCSMAHQGLIPRFFGYIDRAGRPLAGIVTNSLFGLLAFLVKSSSVSEVFDWLMAIAGLATCIVWLSINLSHIRFRLAMKAQNKTLDELEFVSAVGIWGSAYSALINVLILIAQFYISLWPIGGWTDSSQRAKKFFQSYLCALIMLLIFCIHKVYYRVSFGKWWDVKPLKDIDLETGRKNVDIDVIKAEIAERKMYLKKKPWIVRWYHFWC; encoded by the coding sequence ATGTCGACCAAGGAGTTTAAGGAGGAGATCCATACTTCTACCTCTGAGTTTACCAAATATGACTCTCAAAAGCCGTATTATAGTTCCGGCGAGTCTCCGGAACCAGTCGTTACCAAGAGAAATATATTCCAAAGATGTGTCGATTCTTTCAAGCCACCAGTGGATGGTTCCTTCGATACTAGTAACTTAAAGAGAACACTGAAGTCTAGGCACCTGATTATGATCGCCATCGGTGGTAGTATAGGTACTGGTTTGTTCATTGGTAGTGGTCAAGCGTTGGCCACAGGTGGCCCACTAGCAGTTATCATCGGTTGGACTATTGCGGGATCTCAGATTGTCGGTACCATACATGGTCTTGGTGAAATAACTGTGCGATTCCCTGTTGTTGGTGCATTTGCAGACTACAGTACCAGATTCCTTGATCCAAGTATCAGTTTTGTGGTTTCTACGATTTATGTGATACAATGGTTCTTTGTCTTACCCTTGGAAATTATTGCCTCAGCTATTACCATACAATATTGGAACTCTTCTATTGATCCCGTGGTCTGGGTCGCAATTTTTTATGGTGTCATTGTTAGTATCAATCTTTTCGGTGCCAGAGGGTTTGGTGAAGCCGAATTTGTCTTCTCTACCATTAAGGCTATCACAATCTGTGGATTCATTATTCTATGTATTGTGCTAATttgtggtggtggtccagaCCATGAATTCATTGGTGCCAAGTACTGGCATGATCCAGGTGCTTTGGCACATGGATTCCCTGGTGTCTTGTCTGTGCTTGTTGTTGCATCTTACTCCCTAGGTGGTACGGAGATGACTTGCCTAGCTTCGGGTGAGACTGATCCAAAGGAATTGCCAAGTGCCATCAAACAAGTGTTCTGGCgtatattatttttctttctagCTTCATTAACCCTAGTCGGATTTTTAGTCCCATACACAAATGAAAATCTTTTAGGTGGTTCTTCCGTTGATAACTCTCCATTTGTTATCGCTATCAAGCTACATCACATCAAAGCTCTACCATCGATAGTTAATGCTGTTATTTTGATCAGCATCCTAAGTGTCGGTAATTCATGTATTTTTGCTTCTAGTAGAACTCTTTGTTCCATGGCACACCAAGGATTGATTCCTAGATTTTTTGGTTACATTGACAGAGCCGGGAGACCTCTAGCTGGTATTGTTACCAACTCTCTATTCGGTCTACTGGCATTTTTGGTCAAGTCAAGCTCTGTCAGTGAGGTGTTTGACTGGTTAATGGCAATTGCCGGTCTAGCGACTTGTATTGTCTGGCTAAGTATCAATCTATCACACATCAGGTTCAGACTGGCAATGAAAGCACAAAATAAAACTCTTGATGAACTTGAGTTTGTCAGCGCCGTTGGTATTTGGGGTTCAGCTTACTCCGCACTTATCAATGTCCTGATTTTAATCGCACAATTTTACATTTCCTTGTGGCCAATTGGAGGGTGGACTGATAGTAGTCAAAGAgcaaagaaattttttcaaagttatTTATGTGCTTTGATTATGCTTCTAATCTTCTGTATTCACAAAGTATATTATAGAGTAAGCTTTGGTAAATGGTGGGACGTAAAACCATTAAAAGATATCGATTTAGAAACTGGTCGTAAGAATGTTGATATCGACGTTATAAAAGCTGAGATCGCCGAAAGAAAGATgtacttgaagaagaaaccaTGGATTGTTAGATGGTACCATTTCTGGTGCTGA
- the CIN1 gene encoding Cin1p (CAGL0D02200g~Ortholog(s) have role in protein folding, tubulin complex assembly) produces MEGISIETSLLDIKDGIDKIIASGEPCDVNEVIDKIDLFQQDPEVLDRELNGLIKKLTTGFFQLESDDKKIHIASVFYTLSKVCNVKKTYIHLDANVYLLEHIENAVRTYDSMELSTPVSSKILKWHYLYLAFCWLCVIVKAPLKLSNDSHLLQFIDDSITKHEKVTVLQPLFAEIKAELLVKNRILLHKFCELLHETTNDENVIDYFEMLLIYRILKAIVKSPKQFSIYRDDVGLIELLSWICLYQSDRLLSLERGAILMTKIFPKLLPFFIYHHNIEMIEDIISWYLNNMNSKFSEFRFAIANSYKKVVEQLTNTYEDKDILPPLILERLTDTSNILNNSSWDTVDSDRLHTLLLISAFSIDMIYKRLPNQIEEIIVKLIPLASRFQQRSISVIRGNQVRDAANFICWSLARCSLENKSTIENIIFFLLTRSIMDSDYLIRKSANAALQEVLGRHGYKIFDNNTILEFIQLPSFNLEKHLFSNLESIFEITNLNYPSFLSRLLFWLVDFGILDNVDCETTLLCIYGLSHLAYKSAEKILKDFGITTKLKQLLSIASTLSTEKQTRLINLCLHLPSAINLIEVLPILGSISEKVLSSQHKSLSQEDIFLHLTILKFWSVAINESKPVLLTHQDIQLFFSIVRGAQATISNFSKFQEYSNIIVSQISNLGSSIFCTDDISRLFWTEYKKFIRFDNILACGSLPYVHGEMFINILSEVLPLLFSQAKACIIKSIDDNTQLLKPFIQTKDFMYIMSDFLDDYTVTDQGDIGRHVRMQAVQFYMNNITMFHHIDNVILQKVETSLVRLMAEPSFSIREMSYQLLCKIYSYNEVLESNKSYEYSILIFQKNIFKNDNIDFWKGYCLNGGAIYSTDLQIATAIDEFIKFYTNEGIDEKIKLCNYLAKIIPAAQKILDERIKNKKKSITGGKEYDIVKFTISATIFWRRLIESQLEVPSHFNFNGLFARVYNIHLLNINKVMKTNCIKLFPLIAIAASRSQADNEKHLANSILKKMIILMKRLPTTNNQQPLYKKAYLEGIIQILLYYKADSQVELLQATGDTDYELTKLKDEDILLS; encoded by the coding sequence ATGGAAGGCATATCAATAGAGACTTCACTTCTGGATATTAAGGATGGCATTGACAAAATAATTGCATCTGGTGAACCTTGCGATGTTAATGAGGTGATAGATAAAATTGATCTCTTTCAACAGGATCCTGAAGTGCTCGATAGAGAGTTAAATGGACTGATTAAGAAGCTCACAACTGGGTTCTTTCAATTGGAAAGTGATGATAAGAAAATTCATATTGCAAGCGTATTCTATACTTTGTCAAAGGTATGCAATGTGAAGAAAACGTACATTCATCTTGATGCTAACGTTTATTTGCTTGAGCATATTGAGAATGCGGTGCGTACATATGATAGTATGGAATTGTCCACCCCGGTAAGCTCCAAAATACTTAAATGGCATTATCTCTATCTTGCCTTTTGTTGGCTCTGTGTAATTGTTAAGGCGCCATTGAAATTGTCCAATGATTCTCATCTTCTACAATTTATTGATGACAGTATTACAAAACATGAAAAGGTAACGGTATTGCAACCTTTATTTGCAGAGATTAAAGCAGAACTGTTGGTCAAGAATCGGATACTTCTACATAAATTTTGTGAACTACTGCATGAGACGacaaatgatgaaaatgttATTGATTACTTTGAGATGCTTTTAATTTATAGGATCTTAAAAGCCATTGTGAAAAGTCCTAAGCAATTTAGTATCTATCGTGATGATGTAGGACTCATAGAACTGCTTTCTTGGATATGTTTGTATCAATCTGATCGCTTATTATCATTGGAGAGGGGAGCAATCTTGATGACAAAAATATTCCCCAAACTATTACCATTCTTTATATACCATCACAATATCGAAATGATTGAAGATATAATAAGTTGGTATCTCAATAACATGAACTCAAAATTTTCCGAATTTAGGTTTGCAATTGCCAATTCCTACAAAAAAGTGGTAGAACAGCTAACAAATACATATGAAGATAAGGATATACTTCCTCCACTTATATTAGAAAGATTAACAGATACTTCTAATATACTGAACAACAGTTCCTGGGATACAGTAGACTCTGATAGACTCCATACTTTGCTTTTGATCTCGGCGTTCAGTATTGATATGATTTATAAAAGACTCCCTAACCAAATAGAGGAAATAATTGTTAAATTAATTCCTCTTGCCTCTAGATTTCAACAACGTAGCATATCTGTTATTAGAGGTAACCAAGTAAGAGATGCGGCTAATTTTATATGTTGGTCATTGGCAAGATGTTCATTAGAGAATAAAAGTACAATTGAGAAcatcattttctttctacTAACAAGATCTATTATGGATAGTGATTATTTGATTAGAAAATCTGCCAATGCTGCCTTACAAGAGGTCTTGGGTAGGCATGGTTACAAAATTTTCGATAATAACACGATCTTGGAGTTCATACAACTTCCAAGTTTTAACCTTGAGAAACATTTATTTAGTAATTTAGAAAGCATATTTGAGATTACCAATCTAAACTATCCTTCCTTTTTGTCCAGGCTTTTATTTTGGCTAGTTGATTTTGGTATTTTGGACAATGTCGACTGCGAAACAACATTGTTATGTATTTATGGACTGAGCCATCTCGCATATAAATCTGcagaaaaaatattaaaagaCTTTGGTATTACCACAAAACTCAAACAATTACTCAGCATTGCCTCTACTTTAAGCACGGAAAAACAGACCAGACTGATAAATCTATGTCTCCATTTACCTTCAGCCATTAATTTGATTGAAGTACTACCGATTTTAGGTAGTATATCAGAAAAAGTATTATCTTCACAACATAAGTCGTTATCGCAGGAggatatttttcttcaccTTACAATCCTAAAATTTTGGTCTGTTGCGATTAATGAGAGCAAACCAGTCTTGCTTACACACCAAGATATCCAGTTATTTTTTAGCATCGTTAGAGGCGCGCAAGCTACAATTTCGAATTTCTCTAAGTTCCAAGAGTATTCCAACATTATTGTTAGTCAAATTTCAAATCTGGGATCAAGCATATTCTGTACTGATGATATATCACGATTATTTTGGACAGAATATAAGAAATTTATTCgttttgataatattttagCTTGTGGGTCTTTACCATATGTACATGGAGAGATGTTTATTAACATTTTATCTGAAGTTTTACCTTTGTTGTTCTCTCAAGCAAAAGCTTGTATCATAAAATCTATAGATGATAATACTCAGCTGCTCAAACCCTTCATACAAACCAAGGACTTCATGTACATCATGTCAGATTTTTTAGATGACTATACTGTCACCGATCAAGGTGACATTGGTCGTCATGTTAGAATGCAAGCTGTTCAATTCTATATGAACAATATTACAATGTTTCATCACATAGACAATGtcattcttcaaaaagttgaaaCATCATTGGTCAGGCTCATGGCTGAGCCTTCCTTCTCTATTAGAGAAATGTCTTATCAGCTGTTATGCAAGATATACAGCTATAATGAAGTTCTTGAATCTAACAAGTCATATGAATATAGTATTCTTATTTTCCAgaagaatatttttaagAACGACAATATCGATTTCTGGAAAGGATATTGCCTAAACGGCGGTGCCATTTACTCTACTGACTTACAAATTGCTACAGCAATTGATGAATTCATAAAATTCTATACAAACGAAGGAATTGATGAGAAGATCAAGCTATGTAATTATCTGGCGAAAATAATCCCAGCAGCTCAAAAGATCTTGGATGAAAGGatcaaaaacaagaaaaaaagcaTAACAGGTGGTAAGGAGTATGATATAGTTAAGTTCACAATATCAGCTACTATATTTTGGAGAAGACTAATAGAATCTCAATTGGAAGTTCCATCacatttcaatttcaatggTCTTTTTGCCAGGGTATACAATATACACTTActcaatatcaataaaGTGATGAAAACTAATTGCATAAAATTGTTTCCTCTAATAGCTATTGCTGCTTCTAGATCGCAAGCAGATAATGAGAAACATCTAGCAAACagtattttgaaaaaaatgattatCTTGATGAAACGGCTACCTACCACCAACAACCAACAGCCTCTGTATAAGAAAGCATACTTGGAGGgaataatacaaatactTCTATACTACAAAGCGGATTCTCAAGTTGAATTATTACAAGCTACAGGTGATACAGATTATGAACTTACCAAACTgaaagatgaagatataTTACTCAGTTGA